The nucleotide sequence CTGAAGCGCGGTGGTCCCGCCTCCCGCCCTCATATTCCCCCATTATCACACCACTGCAGTCCAGCACCTCTTTGGTCTACCTTCTCTGCTCACCTACCTTTCCTCCTACCACTAACACATTCTCCGCAAGCCCCACAACCAAACgcagcagaaaaaaacatcGTCCGCCTGACTATCACAGGCTAAAGGTAAAATACAAACAACTTCCCGTACGCTTCTATGACCCACGCAGCAATCGCATAATAAAGAACCCACCCAAAGGCTTCAAGGTTTGCAAAAGTGCCACCTCGTCCAATCCTTTACCATCATGTGTACGTCAACTGTTTCGAAGTCTGAGTCCAGACCTGAACACTGAGAGGTGCTCCGGGGAAGGTGGTTCAGATTCTCCCCAGGTTAAAAGccagaaactgaaaaaaaatcccagtttaGCCTCTGCACAGACTCAAAAACAAGAACGATCTCGTCTGATGCGCCGAACCAGGACGGGGGAGGCAAGAATAGGTGGCGGAAACAGGCGTAAGACCCCAAAGAAGAGCATTAGAGTTCAGACAACAACTTCACATCCAAGGAGAGGTGGACTTCGTCAAAGGGACCCCGTACTCGTATCCCCTTCAAAGCCAGTTCTCCGGCGAAACAGGTCTCAGAGAAGACGGAGCTGCGAAAAGCCTCCAAAGTAGGACATTTGTCACAATCCcaacacaatttgaaaataaaaatgaaaaatgtttttgggcCACTCAATTATTGGACACAACAGCAATGgagctcggacatttggtcgccggtcttttggtcccttttggtcgccggtcaaatggtgacagagggtttactgttgaaaccagctctcaaaattatattcatgagagacagtttaatatctaagagagtcagtttaatatctaagagagagagagagtttaatatctaagtactgtttaatatttaagtacatttgaccagcgactaaaagggaccaaaagaccggtgactaaacgtccagtcacgcacAGCAATTTGTCAACACAAGAAAAGCCTCAGAGTTTAATAGAAAAAATGTAAACCCAAGGACTATTTAAAGTACATTTCTTTATTCATGGAAGGATAGATAGAAATATAGAAGGAATGTCTTTGACACTGGGGATGTCAGACACTggatatacacataaatatttaaatcttTTGACACAAAATCATACTGTTGCATCAATCCCCCTTTCTCCCGGGACTTGTCTCACAGCATCCACAAGGTAAAGTAAAGAGTCTCCAATCTGTTCAGCAGCATCAATAAGAGACAACTCCTCATTTCCacctatatttgaaaaaaattaaaacaacatcTTGTCATGCAATGTGATGATATATTCCAGTCTTGTATTAATTTGACTATAATACTTTGTCACTCAACATCAATAGAATATTCACATATCTGACAGCTTCCATTATGACAGTTCCTtgtgaaaatgtattgtttgaTACTACTCAGTTTTACCTGTTTGTGTATCCTTCCTACTGTGTGTATCTAAGACAGCCAGCAGTTGTTCCATAGTCTGCTGTAGCAACTCTTGTGGACTATTAGTTCCATGATTCTGTTCATCAGCTATACATATGTCCACCTCCTCTTGCTGCATTACTGGAAGGCCCTTAGCTGAACAGTCTACTACATCATAGCAGACGTCCTGTGACCAATCGACATCCTGGTCAACTGTTGGGGGCGGAGTTTCCTCAGTCTCGCTCCACTCGTCATCTGTCTTTGACACTAGTTCTTCAATCTTTAGATTTTCATCCGCGCATGTCTCCACCTCAGAAATTGGtgtcacattttctttcttcGTATTTTCCTCAATTTCTGTCTCATTCAGGTGTTGCGTCTTTTCATTGGCACATTGTCGGAGAACCAGCTTGTTCAGGGTCTGAATAATGGGAATGTGTCATGGTTAAGGTGGTAGGAGAAAAGTTTGAGGACTCCCCTTGGTATTCATAAGACTCAAACTGATTGACTATACTGTTGTTTTATGCCATATCCACTGAGCATAATGTCATTGacctgtttttttatgtagtatCTCTGCTTCAACACAAACCAACTAAAATCATCAAGTTATTAGGCTTTTTGAGCTATAAATGTGACTTGTACCTGAGTGAGTCGCCTGCAGAGTCAAATTGTGTTCTCTGACCGTTTCCATGGTAACTTCCATCTCTGCACACCGTTCATTAAGCTTTCCTTGTTCTGACTGGAAAGTGAGACGCCATACCTCCAGTTGATCTTCCAGTTCCCTTTTATCAAAGAAACAATCGACAATCCCGATACAAACACCTCCTGCCTTTTAATTGGAATTTTAATATTGGGTTTATTTTCCTGACCGTTTTTCTCTTTGAAGGTCCCTGACTTCAGCAACCAAAGTGGACACCTTCAACttcaaatacaaaacaacatCAACACACAATAACCCCTCCGCCACCCTTGTGGagttaagtggttcagaaaaactTTGTTTCAGCTAAAAACCTCTACATTTTGACACACTGTACATTAAGATGATAATTGTTGAGGTATTCAGTACTAACCTGTTCCACCAGTGTCTCATCAGTCTGTAGGGATTTTGATGAAGAGGACTTAAGTTGCATGGAGGAGTCATGGGAAACGCATTCTGTAGGGGTGGTACTCCCACTTTTGCGATTGGTCTTCAAACGTGCACTGCTGAAAAAGTAGTTTGTatctgcattttattttaaatatccaTTTTCAATGCTCTAAAGATGGGATCAACTCAAGTTCACCCATGACAGTGATGGCAACTGTTACAAAAATGGCCGATAGATAATACTGAAACCCATCTAACCTCTGACTATCTTTTGCCTCCTCCCTTGATAGACCCTTACCACTTTCTTCTCTCTGAGTATGTCGTCGTGGTAACAGGGAATGACGAGCACTCTGGAAAAATGAGGAGAAAGACTCCCGCCAGGTGGGCTAAAGGGGGAGAGGTTAGTATTGCCTTAACTCACCAACTTTTCTGTCTAACCTTAAGTATCGTGCACATGTCACTGTCTCTCAACTTGTTGTTTCTTACCGGTGTACAGAACTCAATAACCGGGTGGCAACTCTTGTGTTTGCGTGTGCCTTGCTCCGATAGGAAGCAACTCTGACACACGTGGACCTTCAGACACTTCACACAGCGATACCTGagaacatccacacacacaccaggtCATCAATTCACAATGAGTTGCTGTTGCACACTGACTAAACTGACAAAATATGAATCATCGGGCCAGaaatgggggacaccctgaattggttgccagccaatcgcagggcacaaggagataaacaaccattcacgctctcactcatacttagggggaatttagattgtccaatcagtctaccatgcttgtctttggaatgtgggagggaatccacacaggcccggggagaacatgcaaactccacactggtggaccgacctggatttgaacccatttcaaatgtattttaggTAATCACTATTGAAGATGCTAGATTACTGTTCTCACCTGAGTCCACTTATGGGAAATGTCTTGCAGATATGACAGCGGACAGCGTGAACAACCTTCTGACTTACGACCAGACGATGCATCACGGGTAGCCATAGCAATGGACGAGGCTCACTCTGCAACCATGATGTCACATGTTCCTTGCTTACGGTGGAGGTAAGTACCTGTAAATATTTTCTGCAATATGTACCATGGCCACACCCCAAAACATTTTCCTTCCACCACAGTGTTGTCTTACTGCAAATGAAAAGCAACTTAATAGgagtaaatacataaattattttttacgaACCCAATCtgcttttttcaagaaaatgtaATACATGTAAAGAACACACAAACTGATGTCAGAAGTTTTCTCACCCCACGAAAACAAGACTTGACCACGTCTTCAACGTCACCAAACACTTCAGTCTCTTGAATGACTGCAGGAACCTGAACATTCCTTACAAGAGTCAAACAAAAAGGCAATGAAAGAAGAAATTTGATGCTTTACCTGGCTGACATCCTCCAATAGAGATCTGAGAGAAGCCCTAGAGATGAAACCAGAAGAACTTGCCACTGCACACACTAGAGCTGAGACAAAGTGACCCATTTTAGCAAATACACCTTATAAAaaggatgtaaaaaaaagaaagttttttttcaccttcATATTTAAGTAGCAGATTTTCAGATGATAAACACGTAAGAGCAATATAGAGGGAAACTGCCCTTACTTGACCTAACCGATCCCTGAAAAACACAATGGTAAACCAAAAATTTCATTACATTCTCCCAAACACTTCCAcaatcgttgtttttttttgtaagaactGATGTTCTATGTTGTGAAAAGTGACTTCATTTTTAGACATCCTCCTAAATCAATTTGTTAAAGAGTTTTCACCTATCAAACATCCTGAATATAAGACTGGACAATTTCTTGGACGTCTCCAGAGTGAAATTATGTGGCCATTCTGGACATGCAATCCTGAACATCTTGTCCAAGCGTCCAATCACTTGGTCCTCACATAGTACGGAATCCTGCTGTTTCTTGGCTCTGCGCCCCATCTCAAGGGCGGCCTCAATGTGGTGAACTAACACAATGTCCACTGGAAACACAATGAAGAATGCACTTAACCCTTAAATCAACAGTTGGCTTAGATTCAGCAGGCATTTGGCAAGCATTAAACCAAAGAGTATAAAAGAGCAGATTGAACACACTGACTGCGATAGATGCTCTGTAGACTTTCTAGCTTCATGGCCACCCTGTAGGCAGGAGGGCGAATTTTGTTGAAGTCCTCCAGGGCTAAAACTTGAAACCGGAAATTCACAATTTGTAACCAAAGATGTtcaggatgaaaaaaataacgaaATCAAATCACTACTATAGTATTaactgtttaaaaatacagtgttccctcgctacttcacggctCAGCCATCGCGGACTCAGGGCTTcacggattttttggggggaaaaaaactacaaatattacattgaaacaacagattttacagtttttttgttataacatgaatttcactctctctacctgtattctatatggtgtactgtatacaggggggtaaaacaaaataaataaaaaattaaaaaatagattttttaaattaaattcaaattaagcatttttgaagaggaatccctacttcgcggaaattcacttatcgcgggtggtcccggtccccattaaccgcaataaccgagggaatactgtagtcAAATTGTATAGGATTATTACTCAAAAGaatcaagaaataaaaataacttaccCAGACTAGCATCCATAATAGGCGGCTCTAccaataaatgacataaaaatgtcACATTAAGCCAGGACAATGTTTCTAAATATCAGAAAAGCACACCATGTTGTGTTAAAATTACAGCAACATCATAACAATTATGATTGATTTATCCGCAGATGAATAGTAATGATAGTTAATTACCTTTCAAACCCAAAATAGGTCcactatagtaaaaaaaaaacaaatgtttctgACAGtgccttcaattttttttagcagaaacTCACCTGCAGCCTTCTTGGCTTCGAGTGGAAGCCATTGAATAATGAATGGAATTCTGGTTTCATTTGTCATCATGAGCTACTGCTCACCTGTTGTGCAGGTGGACCAATTGGCAGCCAGGAGAGGCTATGTCATCATTGTAGGGTATACTAATATATGTGGGGATCAAAATCAGGTTTGTAGCCCAAGCAAACAATCTGTGTCACTCTGTAGCATCATTGTTTGCCTTGGCGCTGCTGACCGTTGTCTCGGGTCACACTGTGCATTTGTCTCTTCTTCTGTGCTTTCTTTGTCTGGTGGCACCATGACACACACCAACTTTTCTTCTCCATAGATCAATGACCTTGTTACAAGGTCAGGGTGGTGCCACTCTGATCCCGACTCCGGTTTAATGTTCTTTAACTTGGTAGCATGGCTACTAGGCTACGTTTATCAATATGCAGGGTGAGGAATGCCGAAGGGCTTTAGCTGTCTGGCGACTCTTTCATTGCTCTTTTCATTCACTCTTTCAAGAGCcactattgttgttgttgttgtgttcatTATGCTCCAAgcttaaataaaatgtttctgttttaagatcttGATTATTTTGGTTGTGTGCAGCGTGATGAAGAAGACTGTTTCAATGCAGAAAGAGAATAAAAACTGATTTCAGACAAAACGGACTAATTGAAAATACAATGTTTGTTGACCAATGAATATCTGctgacttttgttttttcaacCAATCCAAGGCGTACTCACAAGCTCCTCCCAGCAGGTTACGACCGCCTAATTTTTCAGCCACTTACACTTTGGGTCACTTAGCGAATGACTTGGAATCGTTCAAGTTCTGCTTCTGGGTGAGGATTTTACATATGaacttatattatatataatattcacAGTAGAAAACgtgtcaatattttttcaatgtcttttttatttattttttacagaaagGATTGGTAAAGATAAAATACTGGAATATTATTAATATGTATAGTACTACATAATGCATTTGTCattccagaatttgatctgagGTGAACATGAAGTTCTCTGTTAGCATCTTTCTGCTAAGCTGCTTCACTCTGCTGGGACTTggtatgttacatttttttgttttttgattgtattgatgtatttttaaattatactgTTTAATGACGAGTGAtgggttgcaaaaaaaaaaacacttccagATACACAAATACtcctatttttgcatttattattattatttttgataacACATACTCTAAAATATGTAATAATTATGTTTCAGGCTCAGCAATTCGCTGTTACAGCTGTAAAGATTACACAGCCAGTTGCTCCAAACAACGAGACTGTAGCTATGACGACGCCTGTCTGACACTCACGGAAAGAGGTAATGTTCTtatgacaattttaaaaattactttcaTGTTCCATCTGCTCTTGAGTGTAAATTTTCATTAGCAGCCATTGTGTTTTATTGTCAATTTGGATTTCCAGAGTTGAGTTAACACGGACCGCGTACCaagccgagtctgacacccctgtaaTAAACTATCAACAGGTGCTTTGTTAAGAAACGTCaaccaaaaagtcaaatatctgtttttttattataacaGCTGTTTggttttaagaaagaaaaaaacacaatgaaccATTATTTTGCTTCTATTCTTACATTTCTCCATATTGCTGTTACCCTATTTTTTCCACCCTAAAAGTACATTGATCTAGAATCTAGATGTAAAGTAGCAAGCTGATTTCAACAAAGtaagatttaaaagtaaatgttaGCAAATGTCTTGGTAATTCTTCAAggctaaatataataaaatgaatataattttgtttaataATGTACCATTTGACGCACGGTTCTTtgggaaatgttttatttttttatttttttctaggtgGGATGACCTTCCGCCAGTGCCTCAAGTATTCAGACTGCGAATACAGCCGACTGGGCCAGATGTTTCCACAGGTAAAACACTAAGTTTTTGACgtaaaaaggacattttctgAAAGAATTGGTCTTTTTCTTCCCAGGTCTCTAGTTTTACGTTCAAATGCTGCAATTCCGATTTGTGTAACTCCGCCCATTCGACAGCAGCGAGCTCCCTGATTGGTGTTCTAGCATCAGTTGCCGCCACGTGGTGGGTGACCCACTAAAACCACCTATTTGATGACTGATCCCAGCTTCTGCCATTGGTGCCAACGCGGAGCTGATGATTGGTCGGACAGGTGACTTTGTGGTGTAAAATCTCACGGTATTTGCAGAATTTTAATATGGTCCCAATTGGTGGATTTTATATCAAGCTGTGTCATTAATGTTTAACactgaccaaaaaaatatttctttttaggAAAGTGCAGCTTTAATCATTTCCTTTCTAGGAAATGATGCATAAAAGTGTAACAGTTTATTATattgtcaaaaatatatattgctgGCTTATTAGGCTGTTTAATGCCGCAGGAAGTTGCATTTGCACTGCGTTACCATTTGAGCCAGAAGCTGAGCTGCGCTATGTTTTTGCAACTATTGTCCTGTCTCAATTTTTACCTAATATATTTTATGTAGGAATAATTGCTTGAACATGTTTCATCAATGACCTTCATTTGGTTGTCAATATGAGGCTAGGTTTGAAAAATTAAGGCACATTTACCTTTGAATTTACCTTTAAATGTTTACTGTTGGAATGTTGTAATTTTCCTTCATAACAAAGGTGAACAAAATAAATCTGCAGCAGTATGTAGAAATCATTTGTAACCCTTCTATTTTTCATCctaaaaatttatttaaaaacaacatgcacAAATTGATACAAACCCACTCTTGTATTTTCTCCCCTACTGGGAAACTTATTATTTCTGGCGCAAATCTGGATTAAAGGCATAACTGGATTCGCAAATCTGGATTAAAGGCATATCTGGATTCGCAAATCTGGATTGAAGGCATATCTGGATTCGCAAACCTGGATTAAAGGCATAACTAGATTCGCAAATCTGGATTAAAGGCATAA is from Stigmatopora nigra isolate UIUO_SnigA chromosome 1, RoL_Snig_1.1, whole genome shotgun sequence and encodes:
- the dytn gene encoding dystrotelin; the encoded protein is HPEHLWLQIVNFRFQVLALEDFNKIRPPAYRVAMKLESLQSIYRMDIVLVHHIEAALEMGRRAKKQQDSVLCEDQVIGRLDKMFRIACPEWPHNFTLETSKKLSSLIFRMFDRDRLGQVRAVSLYIALTCLSSENLLLKYEALVCAVASSSGFISRASLRSLLEDVSQVPAVIQETEVFGDVEDVVKSCFRGVLTSTVSKEHVTSWLQSEPRPLLWLPVMHRLVVSQKVVHAVRCHICKTFPISGLRYRCVKCLKVHVCQSCFLSEQGTRKHKSCHPVIEFCTPPTWRESFSSFFQSARHSLLPRRHTQREESGKGLSREEAKDSQRLDGSARLKTNRKSGSTTPTECVSHDSSMQLKSSSSKSLQTDETLVEQLKVSTLVAEVRDLQREKRELEDQLEVWRLTFQSEQGKLNERCAEMEVTMETVREHNLTLQATLIQTLNKLVLRQCANEKTQHLNETEIEENTKKENVTPISEVETCADENLKIEELVSKTDDEWSETEETPPPTVDQDVDWSQDVCYDVVDCSAKGLPVMQQEEVDICIADEQNHGTNSPQELLQQTMEQLLAVLDTHSRKDTQTGGNEELSLIDAAEQIGDSLLYLVDAVRQVPGERGIDATV
- the LOC144199061 gene encoding CD59 glycoprotein-like; its protein translation is MKFSVSIFLLSCFTLLGLGSAIRCYSCKDYTASCSKQRDCSYDDACLTLTERGGMTFRQCLKYSDCEYSRLGQMFPQVSSFTFKCCNSDLCNSAHSTAASSLIGVLASVAATWWVTH